The nucleotide sequence GGGCGCAGCACATCGTGACCTTCCGCGCCGGTGCCGCCGACTTCATCACCGACGTCAGCTGGGTCTACAAGATGCACATCTTCCTGGGCCTGACCCTGTTCCTGATCGCGCCGTTCACCCGCCTGGTGCACGTCTGGAGCATTCCGCTGAGCTACCTGTGGCGGCCCTACCAGGTGGTGCGCCGCCGCCAGGCCACGCTGCGTTACGGACCGAGGGAGTAAGCGATGGGCACGCTGCCGAGAATCCTGCCGATCACCATGATCGACACCGCCCAGCCGGTGCCGGCCGAGGCCGCGCACCACCACGCCGACCCGGCGGGGGAGGGGCCGCGTTCGTTCGGGCAGCCGGCGCCGTGCCGGCTGTTCGTGGCCGACACCGCGATCAGCGAGGCCGAGATCGCCCGCGAGATGCAGTTCCATCGCGCCCTGCGGCCGGAGCAGTCGCGCGCCGATGCGGCCCGTGCGCTGGTGGTGCGCGAGCTGCTGCGGCTGGAAGTCGAGCGCCTGGGGCTGGCGGGCGCGGACGAGGGCGACGACGTGATCGACGAAGAGCGCCTGATCGAACAGCTGCTGGAAACCGAGGTGGGCGAGCGTGCCCCGGATGAAGACGCCTGCCGCCGCTATTTCGAGCAGAACCGCGAACGCTTCCGCGCGCCGGACCGGATCAAGCTGCGGCACATCCTGCTGGCGGCGCCGGCCGACGACGTGGCGGGACGCCTGAAGGCGCAGAGCCAGGGCGAGAAGCTGATTGCCGAACTGCGCGAACAGCCGCACCTGTTCGCCGACCTGGCGCTGCGGTTCTCGGCCTGTCCTTCCAAGGACCAGGGCGGCGACCTGGGCTGGCTGCAGCGCGGCCAGACCACGCCCGAGTTCGACCGCCAGGTGTTCCGCCTGCGCCAGGGCATGGCGGGGTTCCCGGTGGAATCGCGCTGGGGCCACCATGTGGTGGTGGTGGACGAGCTGCAAGCCGGCGCGGCGCAGGATTTCGAGGCCGTGCACGCGCAGATCCGCGACTACCTGGAACTGCAGGTGCGCCAGCGCGAGGTGCAGGCCTACCTGCTGTCGCTGCAGGAACGCTACCCGGTACGCGGGCTGGATGAGATCGAGGCGCAGGCCGACGCATGAATACCCCCTCCCTGAGTGTCAGTCACGGCGAGCAGCAGCGCGCCCTGTGGATCAGCACCTTCGCCTTCACCGTGTGCTTCGCGGTGTGGATGATTTTCTCCATCATCGGCATCCAGATCAGCAAGGACCTGGGGCTCAATGACACCCAGTTCGGCCTGCTGATCGCCACCCCGGTGCTGACCGGCTCGCTGAGCCGGGTGTTCCTGGGGATCTGGTCGGACCAGTTCGGCGGGCGCAAGGTGATGGTGCTGGTGATGCTGTGCGGCGCGGTCGCCACCTGGATGCTGACCCATGCCACCACCTACACCCAGTTTTTGATCGCCGCGCTGTGCGTGGGTATCGCCGGCGGCAACTTCTCGGTCGGCGTGGCCTATGTGTCCAAGTTCTTCCCCGCCAGCAAGCAGGGCACCGCATTGGGCATCTTCGGCGCCGGCAACATCGGCGCGGCGGTGACCAAGCTGCTGGCACCGCTGGTGATGGTGGCGTCGGGTTGGATGATGGTGGCCAAGGTGTGGGCGGTGGCGCTGGCGGTGACCGCCGTGCTGTTCTACCTGTTCACCAAGGAAGATCCTTCGCTGGAGCAGCGCCGCCGTGACGGGGTGAAGCCGGTGCCGTTCGTCGAACAGATGGCGCCGCTGAAGAACCTGCAGGTGTGGCGCTTTGCGCTGTACTACTTCTTCGTGTTCGGTGGCTTCGTGGCGCTCGCCTTGTGGCTGCCGCACTACCTGGTGGGCGCCTACGGCATGGACGTGGCGCATGCCGGCATGGTGGCGGCGTGCTACTCGATCCCGGCCAGCCTGTTCCGCGTGGTGGGCGGCTGGTTGAGCGACCGCTACGGCGCGCGCCGGGTGATGTACTGGACCTTCGGCGTCTCGGCCATCTGCACCTTCCTGCTGGCCTACCCGGACACGGTGTACGTGGTGCAGGGCATCCACGGCGAGATCCGCTTCCACCTGGCGATCGGGCTGGTGATGTTCACCGTGCTGGTGTTCGTGCTGGGCTTTTTCATGTCGCTGGGCAAGGCAGCGGTGTACAAGCACATTCCGGTGTACTACCCAAACCATGTGGGTGCGGTCGGCGGAGTAGTGGGCATGATCGGCGGGCTGGGCGGTTTCATCCTGCCCATCGTGTTCGGCGCGCTGAACGATGTGATCGGGATATGGAGTAGCTGCTTCATGCTGCTGTTCCTGGTGGTGGCCGCCGCACTGGGCTGGATGCACTTCGCGATACGGCGCATGGAACGCCGCAGCTTCCCGCAGATCGACAGCCAGACCGATCTGCCCGAGGCCATCGACGCCGCTGCGGCAGACCGTCGTGCTGGTCGCTGAGACCGTGCCGGGCGACACC is from Stenotrophomonas bentonitica and encodes:
- a CDS encoding peptidylprolyl isomerase, producing the protein MGTLPRILPITMIDTAQPVPAEAAHHHADPAGEGPRSFGQPAPCRLFVADTAISEAEIAREMQFHRALRPEQSRADAARALVVRELLRLEVERLGLAGADEGDDVIDEERLIEQLLETEVGERAPDEDACRRYFEQNRERFRAPDRIKLRHILLAAPADDVAGRLKAQSQGEKLIAELREQPHLFADLALRFSACPSKDQGGDLGWLQRGQTTPEFDRQVFRLRQGMAGFPVESRWGHHVVVVDELQAGAAQDFEAVHAQIRDYLELQVRQREVQAYLLSLQERYPVRGLDEIEAQADA
- a CDS encoding MFS transporter: MNTPSLSVSHGEQQRALWISTFAFTVCFAVWMIFSIIGIQISKDLGLNDTQFGLLIATPVLTGSLSRVFLGIWSDQFGGRKVMVLVMLCGAVATWMLTHATTYTQFLIAALCVGIAGGNFSVGVAYVSKFFPASKQGTALGIFGAGNIGAAVTKLLAPLVMVASGWMMVAKVWAVALAVTAVLFYLFTKEDPSLEQRRRDGVKPVPFVEQMAPLKNLQVWRFALYYFFVFGGFVALALWLPHYLVGAYGMDVAHAGMVAACYSIPASLFRVVGGWLSDRYGARRVMYWTFGVSAICTFLLAYPDTVYVVQGIHGEIRFHLAIGLVMFTVLVFVLGFFMSLGKAAVYKHIPVYYPNHVGAVGGVVGMIGGLGGFILPIVFGALNDVIGIWSSCFMLLFLVVAAALGWMHFAIRRMERRSFPQIDSQTDLPEAIDAAAADRRAGR